From the genome of Sandaracinaceae bacterium, one region includes:
- the tgt gene encoding tRNA guanosine(34) transglycosylase Tgt has product MSAHALPTSGFSFEVLATSGAARRARFTTPRAVVETPVFMPVGTQASVKGLTPAEVESTGARIILANTYHLWLRPGPELVDRFGGTPRFMGWPHAMLTDSGGFQVFSLASRRKIDDDGVTFRSHLTGEPKRLTPEESMRVQRLLRSDVAMVLDVCPPGAAERREIEQAMRLTTAWASRCLAAPAAEGQARFGIVQGGVHEDLRRAHMDDIGALPFDGLAMGGFSVGEPIETMYALLETLGPAMPSGKPRYLMGVGTPYDLIEAVGSGIDLFDCVLPTRNARNGQALTWHGRVNIKQARHTEDDAALSPECGCSVCATFSRGYLRHLYKANEMLLPRLLTQHNLHFYGELMRAARAAIEAGDYASWAAATVAKMRAGDEIDGGPPG; this is encoded by the coding sequence ATGAGCGCGCACGCCTTGCCCACATCCGGCTTCTCGTTCGAGGTGCTGGCGACGTCCGGTGCCGCCCGTCGCGCGCGCTTCACCACGCCGCGCGCCGTGGTGGAGACGCCCGTGTTCATGCCCGTGGGGACGCAGGCCAGCGTCAAGGGGCTGACGCCCGCCGAGGTGGAGTCCACCGGCGCGCGCATCATCCTCGCGAACACCTATCACTTGTGGCTGAGGCCGGGCCCCGAGCTGGTCGACCGCTTCGGGGGCACACCGCGCTTCATGGGCTGGCCGCACGCCATGCTCACGGACAGCGGGGGCTTCCAGGTGTTCTCGCTCGCCTCGCGCCGCAAGATCGACGACGACGGCGTGACCTTCCGCTCGCACCTCACGGGCGAGCCCAAGCGGCTGACGCCCGAGGAGTCCATGCGCGTGCAGCGCCTGCTGCGCTCCGACGTGGCCATGGTGCTGGACGTGTGCCCGCCTGGCGCGGCGGAGCGCCGCGAGATCGAGCAGGCCATGCGCCTGACCACGGCCTGGGCCTCGCGCTGCTTGGCGGCGCCCGCCGCAGAGGGGCAGGCCCGCTTCGGCATCGTGCAGGGGGGCGTGCACGAAGACCTGCGCCGCGCGCACATGGACGACATCGGCGCGCTGCCCTTCGACGGCCTCGCCATGGGCGGGTTCTCCGTCGGTGAGCCCATCGAGACCATGTACGCGCTGCTCGAGACGCTCGGGCCCGCCATGCCCAGCGGCAAGCCGCGCTACCTGATGGGAGTGGGCACCCCCTACGACCTGATCGAGGCCGTCGGCTCGGGCATCGACCTGTTCGACTGCGTCCTGCCCACGCGCAATGCGCGCAACGGGCAGGCGCTGACGTGGCACGGCCGCGTGAACATCAAGCAGGCGCGTCACACGGAGGACGACGCCGCGCTCTCCCCCGAGTGCGGCTGCAGCGTGTGCGCGACGTTCTCGCGCGGCTATCTGCGGCACCTCTACAAGGCCAACGAGATGCTGCTGCCGCGCCTGCTGACGCAGCACAACCTGCACTTCTACGGTGAGCTCATGCGCGCCGCGCGCGCCGCGATCGAAGCCGGCGACTACGCGAGCTGGGCGGCGGCCACCGTGGCCAAGATGCGCGCGGGCGACGAGATCGACGGCGGCCCCCCGGGCTGA
- the queA gene encoding tRNA preQ1(34) S-adenosylmethionine ribosyltransferase-isomerase QueA, whose product MRIEDLDYDLPEALIAQHPTAARDAARLLVPHLPEAQRHRGVAELPALLEPSLIVWNDARVIPARLRGSRESGGKAELLLLEPVQDVAGATPGQARREVWLALGKANKPLKPGHVLRFGDALRAEVLERLGEGQLQVALEPLQHASVIAALDAVGELPLPPYIERAPERADAERYQTVFAKTPGAVAAPTAGLHFTPALRDALLAAGHEFAYVTLHVGPGTFRPVKAATLDEHVMHRERYDLPAETAEAVRRAKAAGRPVLAVGTTVVRTLEAAALEATADEVVRAGQGDTALFIRPPYPFRVVDTLVTNFHLPRSTLLALVMAFAGEDTLRAAYAEAVRAQYRFFSYGDAMLLTRARS is encoded by the coding sequence ATGCGCATCGAAGACCTCGACTACGATCTGCCAGAGGCGCTGATCGCACAGCACCCGACGGCCGCGCGCGACGCGGCGCGTCTGCTGGTGCCGCACCTGCCGGAGGCGCAGCGCCATCGCGGCGTGGCCGAGCTGCCCGCGTTGCTCGAGCCTTCCTTGATCGTCTGGAACGACGCGCGCGTCATCCCCGCGCGCCTGCGCGGCTCGCGTGAGAGCGGTGGCAAGGCCGAGCTGCTGCTCCTCGAGCCCGTGCAAGACGTCGCGGGCGCGACACCCGGGCAGGCGCGACGCGAGGTCTGGCTGGCTCTCGGCAAGGCGAACAAGCCGCTGAAGCCCGGGCACGTGCTGCGCTTCGGTGACGCGCTGCGCGCCGAGGTCCTCGAGCGTCTGGGCGAGGGGCAGCTGCAGGTCGCCCTCGAGCCGCTGCAGCACGCCAGCGTCATCGCCGCCCTCGACGCGGTGGGCGAGCTGCCGCTGCCGCCGTACATCGAGCGCGCGCCCGAGCGCGCCGACGCCGAGCGCTACCAGACCGTCTTCGCCAAGACACCGGGTGCGGTGGCGGCGCCCACGGCGGGTCTGCACTTCACTCCCGCGCTGCGGGACGCGCTGCTCGCGGCGGGGCACGAGTTCGCGTACGTCACCTTGCACGTGGGGCCCGGGACCTTCCGGCCCGTGAAGGCGGCCACGCTGGACGAGCACGTGATGCATCGGGAGCGCTACGACCTGCCTGCCGAGACGGCCGAGGCCGTGCGTCGCGCGAAGGCTGCCGGGCGCCCCGTGCTGGCGGTCGGTACCACCGTGGTGCGCACCCTCGAGGCCGCCGCGCTCGAGGCAACTGCGGACGAGGTGGTGCGCGCAGGGCAGGGCGACACGGCGCTCTTCATCCGCCCGCCGTATCCGTTCCGCGTCGTCGACACGTTGGTCACCAACTTCCACCTGCCGCGCAGCACGCTGCTGGCGCTGGTGATGGCGTTCGCCGGCGAAGACACGCTGCGCGCCGCCTATGCCGAGGCCGTCCGGGCCCAGTACCGCTTCTTCAGCTATGGAGACGCGATGCTGCTGACCCGAGCCCGCTCATGA
- a CDS encoding PQQ-binding-like beta-propeller repeat protein, translating into MYALALLLGVGSLLTTVRPAARARPVTIGVYQELPFGVARSHPSVTEGARTTRDGRSLARLPAREPSVLYTAMVGSGAVAAPIALTNNLLLAVAGDAAAHVDAAGTVGPHGVSLRGGGGVSLTPGDGYVVAETDGLAFFDRALSGLTRVPVAGLSPHAPLALEDSSVVVSAGARVLRVDATGREHFALPVASRAHSPIARTPAGELVAATTQELVVFSEDGRVLRRELLGEPPVAGPAVALDGTVWMLTRRELVAFEARGGVRVRVPASPAGPVTHGGLAIAADGSVRASVLGTGVLSVNASGAELWRFPLELAHFVVVDAAGVALSLTRDGLLVALDAAGQERWRTRLSGGGPQSAPVIGVDGTVYVGMRGGSLVALR; encoded by the coding sequence ATGTACGCGCTCGCGCTGCTGCTCGGGGTCGGCAGCCTGCTCACGACGGTTCGTCCCGCGGCCCGAGCCCGCCCGGTCACCATCGGCGTGTATCAAGAGCTGCCGTTCGGGGTCGCTCGGAGCCACCCGAGCGTCACGGAGGGGGCGCGCACCACGCGCGACGGGCGGAGCTTGGCGCGCCTGCCCGCGCGCGAGCCCAGCGTCCTGTACACCGCCATGGTCGGCAGCGGGGCGGTCGCGGCCCCCATCGCGCTCACCAACAACCTCTTGCTCGCGGTCGCCGGGGACGCGGCCGCGCATGTCGATGCCGCGGGGACGGTGGGGCCGCATGGCGTGTCGCTCCGTGGTGGTGGAGGGGTGTCGCTGACGCCTGGGGACGGGTACGTCGTCGCGGAGACGGACGGTCTCGCGTTCTTCGACCGCGCGCTCTCGGGGCTCACGCGCGTCCCCGTGGCGGGGCTCTCCCCTCACGCGCCGCTCGCGCTCGAGGACAGCTCCGTGGTCGTCAGCGCTGGGGCGCGCGTGCTGCGCGTGGACGCCACGGGGCGAGAGCACTTCGCGCTGCCTGTCGCCTCGCGGGCGCACTCACCCATCGCGCGGACCCCGGCGGGAGAGCTCGTGGCGGCCACCACCCAGGAGCTGGTGGTGTTCAGCGAGGACGGGCGCGTGCTGAGACGCGAGCTCTTGGGCGAGCCGCCAGTCGCGGGCCCTGCGGTGGCGCTCGACGGAACGGTGTGGATGCTGACGCGGCGCGAGCTGGTGGCGTTCGAGGCCCGCGGCGGCGTGCGCGTGCGCGTGCCGGCTTCTCCAGCGGGTCCTGTCACGCACGGGGGCCTGGCGATCGCCGCGGACGGCAGCGTGCGTGCGTCCGTCTTGGGCACCGGCGTGCTCAGCGTGAACGCCTCCGGCGCGGAGCTGTGGCGCTTTCCGTTGGAGCTCGCCCACTTCGTCGTGGTGGACGCCGCCGGGGTGGCGCTCAGCCTCACCCGGGACGGCTTGCTCGTCGCGCTCGACGCCGCGGGACAGGAGCGCTGGCGCACACGTCTCAGTGGTGGCGGGCCACAGTCCGCGCCCGTCATCGGCGTGGACGGCACGGTCTACGTGGGCATGCGGGGTGGCTCGCTGGTTGCCTTGCGGTAG